From Rana temporaria chromosome 5, aRanTem1.1, whole genome shotgun sequence:
gtgaagtcaggtgatcacatgaccatcacagtgcctccatgtgactccctaaaacctgagagacacaacatggagaagattctagaagtcaccaagaagatgatggagctgctgacaggagaggtgaggaggattctgggaattctgggacattatccagtaacagacaaggggtgtgtctggatggtgactgtatcattgtgtgtgtcaggttcctataaggtgtcaggatgtcactgtctatttctccatggaggagtgggagtatttagaaggacacaaggatctctacaaggacgtcatgatggacaatcagccgcccctcacatcaccgggtaagaggagactttattgtaaaggagagagcagtacggaggctccacctagatcccccatcatctgataaacacatagaaacaatggatccagtcagtgtgtgtgtttcctacagatggatccagtaatgggaccccaccagagagatgtccccgtcctctgtattcccgggattccacacaggaagatcaggtTGGTGGGATGAAGCATCTAGAACATGAAAATGACTTGTGGAGGTGGTGTATGGATCCTACAAGATATtttcttggtttagggtgaagatctgatgaacATGAAAGTTGAGGGTGaagtagaagagacgtatgtgagggatgatcagcaatatacggaggaggctggaatgacgaggacattcatagaggaggacacttcTACAGAGAATagcacaggtgacccataatatATTCAGAGAGTAGtatggaggctccacctagatcccccatcatctgataaacacatagaaacaatgtgttcagtcagtgtgtgtgtttcctacagatggatccagtaattggaccccaccagagagatgtccccgtcctctgtattcccgggattccacacaggaaggtcacaccatcccccactgttacaaggttggtggggtggagcatctagaacatggactcgtGGAGGGGATGTGAGGATTTTATATATGTGATGTcacattattaaccccttcccgctgaGCGTGCGCATATATGAAGCCCCACCGGACTGGGTGTTTTTCCATAGGGCTTCATATATGGGTATgtgtctttgtgctgggagcgtaCTGCAAGGTCTCACCGTCAGCCCCAGGTCTTGTACTAATGATTGGGTCCTGGAACTCCTGGTTCTgggtcacctgatcactgtgaCGCCCGCCCCCGTGTTTTCTCTCTTTGAATGGAGGAGAGAAAtgcattgtatctctctctccttgcagagacaaaaaaaaactgtgtgtaaaataaaaatgaataataataaaggtCAGTGCCGGGGTTAGTGTTTAGGTCTGTTTTTATTTGtgtagatttaaccacttcaatacccagccatagtcatttgacgtccacagaggggatctcccatcctgggtggacgtcatatgacgtcctgggctttgtgcggtgatatctgaatgatgggtgcagctactcagatatccttctcttctgccggcgattatgTTCACactaagaacgatcatagcggcacctcccccgcttgatcgttcttataggcggcgggaggggagcttctccaggctctcccgtgccattgggggcccggagaaTGAATCGTCTGGCGccagatgggaagcatagagatgactggtgaccgtcgaaggcccgggcgcgatgtgatgacgtcacgccaggttctcagaagtaaacaaagccacgattgcggctagtaagcatgagaccgatgaattttttttcacaatctcatgctttccagcctggaggagagatgtggggtcttattgactcccccgcatctcttcataaagaggacctgtcacacactattcctattacaagggatgtttacatttcttgtaatatgaataaaagtgaccaaaaaaaatgttaaagaaagtgcaaaaaaaaagaaaaaaaatgaataataaaaaaaaattaaaacgcccctgtccccggtagcttgcgctcagaagtgaacatacacgtaagtcccgcccacatatgttaacgctgttcaaaccacacatgtgaggtgtcgccgcgtgcgttagagcgtgtgcaacaattctagcactagacctcctctgtaactctaaactggtaacctgtaaaaaatttaaaagcattgcctatggagatttttaagtaccgaagtttggcgccattccataagtgtgTGCAATAATTAAGcgcgacatgttaggtatctatttactcgacataacatcatctttcatattttacaaagaaattgggctttactgttttgttattttttaattcatgaaacaattttttcccaaaaaaaggcgtttgaaaaatgattgcgcaaataccgtgcaagataaaaagttgcaatgaccgccattttattccctagggtgtctgatgaaaaaacatatataacgtttgggggttctgagtaattttctagcaaaagaatgatgatttgtacatgtaggagagaagtgccagaataggcccggtattgaggtggtataaaagcccggtattgaaggggttaaagaaatatataattttgtaattagtattagtgtcagtgtgttttagttaggataaaaaaagtaaaatgcgcagtattgtttctgggctgtactacgggtacaaacaacaactaacatacacatatgtgacaTCGCTGCGATCCTCAGGAGCAGGAACATTTATTTTGTGTTGCTCTTTGGTGGAAAGTTATGGTAGTATCAAGAAACAtacagctacatttaaaaaaataacgtttttattttttttactatcttGTGGTAGTTTTATTTGATAATAAAATTAATCAGCAGATATCCATAACTATTTACCGCCCAATGAAATCCCAATTTGCCCTAAAAACAAcgcggtataatccacctggatacacaaagtcgttatgatgatatgtacggttttactagcacatgtcaaagttgcaaaactgtgcttaggcattaacatttgttttaccataagtcgggaaggggttaaagcttaTGTTTTACAGACGATCTTTTCTCGGATTTTCTTGGTGTAGAGTGGAGaaccaatcgatatagaatttgaggtgaaatcagaagaagaagaagagacgtatgtgagggatgatcagcagtctatggaggaggatggaataacggggacatttatagaggaggacactcctacagagatcagcacaggtgggtcattaacactaaatccattcctccacccatactgctcactgattggtccagagtagggcgggtaCTGGGTGATATcatcctgtaatcccctggtctctttcctgagctgtgttccccgtcctgtattcctgtatttctctcggataatcttccttctctgtgctgcagacacagttcatgtctctaggatggatttatggagattctggggttcagctggtagTAAAATGTTGATTTTCTCCATAGGCATTGCTTGTCTTAGTCATCTGGGGTATGTGTCTTACATTGTGTCCCATCCCCGGATCTAGCAAGATCTGTGACAGAGGAATTCTCCCGGGGTTACTAGTTCTGATGTTTGCTGgcagtgccgggtggagggatatgtctgtatagtctcagacccaagacaaGAAGAACTCTCCACACAGTATAGATctataatagggatgagcttcgagttcgagtcttaCTCATGTTCGActggaacattgcctgttcgccgaacagcgaacaatttggggtgttcgcggcaagtttcgaaaagccgcagaacaccctggaaaagtctatgggagaaatctaaagtgctgattttaaaggcttatatgcaagttattgtcatacaaagacgcccccctgatgacgtggttacccacgaaacatatgtcggagGCAGTCTGACATCCCCGCTCACCAGCTGACCCCGCGCTCTTACTCTACAGCTACGGACCCACTGTCTGCACACAGAGACCGGTGAGAGTTCAATCAGGTCCTGTCAGAGACGCATGCAatcctagtgccgggcaggcactcacaaaagtaaggggccaatcagcgttttttatggttttaaattttaataaatggtaaTGCACTATTAGCTTCTCCTGTTTGTTTTGGGTGATGGAATCCTGGATATCAATGGCCGCATGATAGCAGCAGTCTGAACGGTGGTGTACAGTGTGCAGGCACTTAGACCTGCTCAGCTTTAACGACccactttttaattaaaggggccACTGCATCTGGTAAGCATATCCCTTGTCAAGAGCACATCGGGTGAAGTCTCAGTAaatggtggtggctgcagtatCACATAGACTCTTTTGCATGATTTTGGATTGAATTCACCTGCGAAGGCAATCACCTATGGACTTTGTTTTTTCACTTGATGCATCCTTTTGAGGTGTCATTCAAGAGACACGTCATTGTTGACTTTGCTCATTGGACACATTTTCTATCACTTAGTTGTTGTATTTAATAACTCACCTGTGTATGGTAAATCACTGTATAGTAACGGTAGAGACATAATTCATTTTATATTGTTACATTTGTATTTTGTCCACTGGAgtgtttaaattaatttatttacttTAATCATACCATTGCGATCctcccactgagaggtatcgcaATATTGGTATTAATATTAATAGCGCCCTCTTCCACTCTctattgtcataaaaagggtttggggacccgggtcctgccccaggggacatgtaccaatgcaaaaaaagttttaaaaaacatcagttttttcgggagcagtgattttaataatgcttaaagggaaacaataaaagtgaaatattcctttaaatttcctgggggggaggtgtctatagtatgcctgtaaagcagcgcatgtttcccgtgcttagaactgtccctgcacaaagtgtcatttctgaaggataaaaagtcatttaaaatcactgctcctgaaaaaactgccatttttaaaacttttttttggattgataccctggggcaggacccgggtccccaaacacattttaggacaataacttgcatattagcctttaaaattagcactttagatttcaaatattcgagtcccatagactttaatggggttctaaagttcacacaaacttttggttctggtgcaaaccgaactgggggggggggggtgtccggcTCGTCCCTAATCTATAACATCTCTCACTTTATTACATAGAAATATCTGTCACACACATCATTAGACATGCACAGTGTATCTCCTCTGCAATTTTAATTTTAACGTCcaatttttatttcgttttagttgtattttagtcatctgaattgttttagttttcgtTGTATTTACTCAACTAAAATCTGCAGTacgttttagtcaactaaaatttttatttattttttccggtaaattgtaatgcattttttcggtaaaaaaaatagcaatcggtgtatattgagtggtttgtgcaaaagttatagcttatgcaaaataggggatagatttagaaTTATGggatattatttttactagtaatggcggcgatctgcatcattgcggcggacacatcggacacttttgacacatttttttaccattgacatttatacagagatcagagctataaaaatgcactgattactgtgtaaatgtcactggcagtgaaggtgttaacactaggaggcgatcacAGGGTTATATGTGTTTCtacctgtggggggggaggggctgactggaggaggagagagatcgcttttCCTGAttgctaggaacagcagatctgtctctcctctcctgtcagaacggggatctgtttacacacacagatccccattctTGCTCCCGTGGCCACAATCTCGGGTGTACAACAGACCTCGCAGCTGCCTGCCAAACGCATCGGGTCCCCTGCAGTGCAGCGGGCAAGCGCCTgcacctgctatggctcttaaaggagccaacATACCAGTATGGTGATTCGTTGGAACGAGCCAACCCtctgacggcggctggtcggcaagtggttaatgtactagTGTTATAAGCTGGGGTTGGAATTGTGTTTGCTGATTTAGAAACGGCCAGCAGAGGGCACCAAAGAGATAATGtgaatgagtgcaatgtgtggaactgcataggaaagggaaaggattgATGGGAGCCTGCTTCTCTCAGCCAATACAGCTTGCCGATAGAGTCAGGGGGCTGGGCTTTAAGAGACAGGCGGCGCTCCAaggaaagcagaacttcagtctctctctcacatttttgttctgttttcgtTCATTAACCAATATCGGAGCAGTTCTGTTATATCTCATATCTGGGTATTATATGAGCAATTTCCTATTTACTTATTTCATAGTGGTttgattttatatctgatgatttgattggagcacaaacttttacatgttgataataatcTTTGGAACCTTAAAAAAGAAAGTGATaaagagggaggagtcaataatccaatgatggtggtcttcaggatcagtccattcttcatcttggttgttcttcccacatcctcactctctgacctctggtggggctcagccccgctgttattcatgactaaatcatggactagatcagggagtgcaggacttcttgtgttgggaagatggcaatgagtgatagagggggtggggacacttatcctataatcccctcatcccTCTCACTCTCTCAAATGACagttcttaagccctgtacacacgatcggttcgtaaatttttcttatggataaaaaacgatagaaaaaaacgatcgtctgtggggaagtccatcggtcaaaaatccatgcatgctcagaatcaagttgacgcatgctcggaagcattgaacttcatttttctcagtacgtcgtagtgttttacgtcaccgcgttggacacaaacGGATTTTTGACCAATAGTGTGTAGGCAtccctgatgaaagtcagcttcatcggatatccgacgaaaatatccatcggattagatttcatcagatttccgatcgtgtgtacagggcttcattgtgtcctcactctctgactaaggtccatgaataaagaaatgatctggtaggagatcagaggaaccatttactagttaccttgaggggggaattgtaagatcctcagagacaaagctgcctgatgtgggcggagtcctggtttaggggaaccaatcagctcatgtctagtaataatctttgtatttctattttagtagatggacgggagatgaggaaaacctcagaggactgtctcactttgtctccagactgtaaagtagaagatgaggacatcacacagtatagtccaggagaaaacccgactacctcaaatgtccatccggcaccacacagtgtagatggaccatcgtcttcctcttatcctgaggaacctcagactgtgcgggacggtgccggaccatcgtattcctcttatcctgaggaacctcagactgtgcaggatggtgccggaccatcgtcttcctcttatcctgaggaacctcagactgtgcgggacggtgccggaccattgtcttcctcttatcccgaggaacctcagactgtgcgggacggtgccggaccatcgtattcctcttatgctgaggaacctcagactgtgagggacggtgccggaccatcgtcttcctcttatcctgaagaacctcagactgtgagggacggtgccggaccatcgtcttcctcttatcctgagggacctcagactgtgagggacggtgccggaccatcgtcatCCTCTTATCctaaggaacctcagactgtgagggatggtgccggaccatcgtcttcctcttatcctgaggaacctcagactgtgcgggacggtgccggaccatcgtattcctcttatcctgaggaacctcagactgtgagggatggtgccggaccatcgtcttcctcttatcctgaggaacctcagactgtgagggacagtGCCGTACCATcgtcttcctcttatcctgaggaacctcagactgtgcgggacggtggcGAACCATCATCTtcttcttatcctgaggaacctcagactgtgagggacagtGCCGTACCATcgtcttcctcttatcctgaggaacctcagactgtgcgggacggtggcGAACCATCATCTtcttcttatcctgaggaacctcagactgtgcgggacggtgccggaccatcgtcttcttcttatcctgaggaacctcagactgtgcgggacggtgccggaccatcgtcttcttcttatcctgaggaacctcagactgtgagggacggtgccgtccttccaacacatAGGaggctttcctgtactgagtgcgggaagtgtttcaatTTTAAAAGTTCTCTTGATCTGCATATaaaatctcacacaggtgagaagccgtattcctgtcctgagtgcgggaaatgtttttcacagaagtccaatctttacagacatcagagatctcacacaggggagaagccgtactcctgtcctgagtgcgggaaatgtttttcacataagtctgatctttacacacatcagagatctcacacaggggagaagccgtactcctgtcctgagtgtggaaagtgtttttcacataagtctgatctttacacacatcagagatctcacacgggggagaagccgtattcctgtcctaagtgtgggaaatgtttttcacagaagtccaatctttacacacatcagagatctcacacagggaagaagccgtactcctgtcctgagtgcgggaagtgtttttcaaggaagtccattctttacacacatcagagatctcacacaggggagaagccgtattcctgtcctaagtgtgggaaatgtttttcacagaagtccaatctttacacacatcagagatctcacacagggaagaagccgtactcctgtcctgagtgcgggaagtgtttttcaaggaagtccaatctttacacacatcagagatctcacacaggggagaagccatagaCCTGTCCTGAgtaagggaaatgttcctcactgatatcctatcttcctgtacatcagggtacaACCCaaccctcatgccgcgtacacaccaccgtttttcggactcaaaaaaattacgtttttttttaaagtcattaaaatacaatcgtgtgtgggctccagtcatttttcacgatctaaaaaattggcattaaaaatttcttacatgctctattttttcgctgagtttttaacattgtcgtttttaaggttgtaaaaaatggtcgtgtgtgggctttaacgacgtgaaaaaaatgtgcatgctcagaagcaagttatgagacgggagcgctcgttctggtaaaactagcgttcgtaatggagattgcacattcgtcacgctgtaacaggctgaaaagcgcgaatcgtcttttactatcacaaaatcagctaaagcagcctaaagggtggcgccatccgcatggaacttcccctttatagtaccgtcgtatgtgttgtacgtcaccgcgctttgctaaagcattttttttttcacgatcgcgtgtaggcaaggccgttttaatgatcgggttgaaaaaaacatcgtttttctagacccttaaaaacgtcattttttagaacccaaaaaacggtcgtgtgtacgcggcattaaggtgtaTTAGTggtttgagtgcgggaaatgtcttctatatgaatgttgctggacatcacagctctcatgtggggaagaagcacaccctgatatgcccctcagatatactccatggcagatcttatccgctggaaatccatcggcccgaaaaatatccgctgggccatacacaccacaggatctatccgctggaactgatccgcggataaataccagcggatagatcctcttgtgtgtacggggccttagtggtcTATTTAAAAAAGTTGAACATATGTAACAAGTGTTCACCCAGATGagcatattcgccagcacaccacgcaggacctcttcgtcaggcaagtcaaGTATTCACCCAGCTCTGATGAATTGTGGCCATTTTTCATATTTcgtacagtgatttcctatgaccaTTGGCtcaatctagtggccataatgcagtattgcactATTTTTACTGATAGAGGCATTTTAAGATACATacctcattatggccactagatggagctgaaaaTCATTGGAAATTACTGTGTTAATTACAATAAAAAAGATCTCCTTATTTGTCTCAGCTGGATGAATACTTGGTGGTAATTGTTGAGGTTTTCCTCATACACaaatttcaccttaaaggggttgtaaaggtacaattttattttcctaaatatcttcctttaccttagtgccgtcctccttcac
This genomic window contains:
- the LOC120941389 gene encoding gastrula zinc finger protein XlCGF7.1-like, encoding MALKGANIPTVRDGAVLPTHRRLSCTECGKCFNFKSSLDLHIKSHTGEKPYSCPECGKCFSQKSNLYRHQRSHTGEKPYSCPECGKCFSHKSDLYTHQRSHTGEKPYSCPECGKCFSHKSDLYTHQRSHTGEKPYSCPKCGKCFSQKSNLYTHQRSHTGKKPYSCPECGKCFSRKSILYTHQRSHTGEKPYSCPKCGKCFSQKSNLYTHQRSHTGKKPYSCPECGKCFSRKSNLYTHQRSHTGEKP